The following proteins are encoded in a genomic region of Arachis stenosperma cultivar V10309 chromosome 4, arast.V10309.gnm1.PFL2, whole genome shotgun sequence:
- the LOC130975777 gene encoding uncharacterized mitochondrial protein AtMg00810-like encodes MELPLDHPQRKEGLVCKLTRSLYGLRQASRQWFTKFCTTLLSHGFTQCKQDYSLFALGEGDATTFLIVYVDDIIIAAPKQEMVDNVKLKLQSIFKLKILGDLKFFLGLELAHSKAGIALTKRKYALSLLEETGYLGCKPATTPMDANMKLRADEDDPVPDPSHYRRLIGRLMYLTISRPDITFAVVKLAQFMSGPRLPHLNATHQVIRYLKAASGQGLLFSSKSKFNLTMYTDADWGGCLDTRRSTTGYCTFLGDSLILWKSKKQDVVSRSSTEAEYRALANAACEVLSLMALLKFMHIEVHSAMVFCDNISAIQMSTNPTLHERSKHIKIDYHFIREKVASGIIKLVHVPSKHQLADILTKALPAPQFQYLMAKLGTYNMYAPT; translated from the coding sequence ATGGAGTTACCCTTGGACCATCCTCAACGGAAAGAGGGATTAGTTTGCAAGCTCACAAGGTCTTTGTATGGTCTGAGACAAGCTTCACGGCAATGGTTTACCAAATTCTGTACCACTCTCCTCAGCCACGGATTCACACAATGCAAACAGGATTACTCTCTATTTGCTTTGGGTGAAGGCGATGCGACTACTTTCCTCATtgtttatgtggatgatatcaTCATAGCTGCTCCCAAGCAAGAGATGGTTGACAACGTTAAACTGAAACTTCAATCAATTTTCAAGCTCAAAATCTTGGGTGACCTCAAGTTTTTTCTGGGTTTAGAACTTGCACACTCTAAAGCTGGCATCGCGCTTACTAAAAGAAAGTATGCGTTGTCGTTATTGGAAGAGACAGGTTACTTAGGATGTAAGCCTGCCACCACGCCTATGGATGCAAATATGAAACTTCGAGCTGATGAAGACGATCCCGTACCTGACCCATCCCACTATAGAAGGCTGATTGGCCGCCTCATGTACTTAACAATTTCCAGACCAGACATTACCTTCGCAGTAGTGAAATTGGCCCAGTTTATGTCCGGCCCGCGCCTTCCCCATTTGAATGCCACTCATCAGGTCATTCGTTACTTGAAAGCTGCATCGGGACAAGGGCTCCTTTTCTCCTCTAAGTCCAAATTCAATCTCACCATGTACACTGATGCGGATTGGGGGGGCTGTTTAGATACAAGGCGATCCACCACTGGGTATTGCACTTTTTTGGGTGATTCTCTGATATTGTGGAAGAGTAAGAAACAAGATGTGGTTTCCAGAAGCTCAACCGAGGCTGAATATCGGGCATTGGCAAATGCTGCTTGTGAGGTCCTCTCGCTCATGGCCTTGCTAAAATTCATGCACATTGAGGTCCACTCAGCCATGGTTTTTTGCGACAACATCTCGGCTATTCAGATGTCTACCAATCCAACATTACATGAGAGGTCCAAACATATCAAAATCGACTACCACTTTATTCGAGAAAAAGTCGCTTCTGGAATCATCAAGCTGGTGCATGTTCCAAGCAAACATCAACTTGCGGATATCCTCACTAAAGCACTCCCTGCACCTCAATTTCAGTATCTCATGGCCAAGTTGGGAACATACAACATGTATGCTCCAACTTGA